A region of Rhizobium sp. CCGE531 DNA encodes the following proteins:
- a CDS encoding tyrosine-type recombinase/integrase has protein sequence MTAFARFLGEKVERYIELRHSLGYAFSKQAGTLRAFVRYIERTQIDAPATRTMALDFVLSFGGAANSRTTRHGVLRRFYEYLAVYDAQTESLERRVFPRSRAIPPPRILSESELASLIDACARISPSIPLRGRTMATLIGLLASSGLRSGEVVRLDRSDVDLTNGVLLVRKTKFRKDRLVPVHTTTQAALRHYASERDAAFPTPKDQGFFLSSRGNRLSATGLQNGFAEVRKLSGLDGGKPLRPHDLRHRFAVTRLSFWHQQRADVQALLPLLATYLGHASYSDTAYYLTGSADLLAIAADRAFLDGGAA, from the coding sequence ATGACCGCCTTTGCCCGATTCCTCGGCGAGAAGGTTGAGCGTTACATCGAACTGCGCCACTCGCTCGGCTATGCCTTCAGTAAGCAAGCTGGTACGTTGCGCGCTTTTGTCCGCTACATTGAACGCACTCAAATCGACGCGCCCGCCACCCGGACGATGGCGCTGGACTTCGTCCTATCGTTCGGCGGGGCCGCCAACAGCCGCACCACTCGTCACGGCGTGCTCCGCAGATTCTACGAGTATCTCGCCGTCTATGACGCCCAAACCGAGAGCTTGGAGCGTAGGGTCTTTCCCAGATCCAGGGCAATTCCGCCGCCGCGGATCCTCAGCGAGTCAGAGTTGGCGTCGCTCATCGACGCATGTGCGCGCATTTCGCCAAGCATCCCTCTCAGGGGGCGGACGATGGCAACGCTAATCGGATTGTTGGCAAGCTCGGGACTGCGATCTGGCGAAGTGGTAAGGCTTGATCGTTCCGACGTCGATCTGACCAACGGGGTTCTTCTCGTTCGGAAGACGAAGTTCCGCAAGGACCGTCTCGTTCCAGTTCACACGACGACCCAGGCTGCCCTTCGCCACTACGCCAGTGAGCGTGACGCCGCTTTTCCCACGCCCAAGGACCAGGGCTTCTTCCTCAGCTCTCGTGGCAACCGCCTCTCAGCGACCGGCCTGCAAAACGGTTTTGCCGAGGTGCGTAAGCTCTCCGGCCTTGATGGCGGTAAGCCCTTAAGGCCGCACGATCTCAGGCACCGGTTCGCCGTGACCCGCCTCAGCTTCTGGCATCAACAGCGCGCAGACGTTCAGGCGTTGCTCCCGTTGCTCGCCACCTATCTCGGCCACGCCAGCTACAGCGATACCGCTTACTACCTCACTGGTTCGGCGGATCTTCTCGCCATTGCGGCGGACCGCGCTTTCCTCGATGGAGGTGCAGCATGA
- a CDS encoding tyrosine-type recombinase/integrase: MSEHLLLAPLLESYFRRRLTKQRNATPATVASYRDALRMLILFAAARLRKRPAALVLEDLDRDLVLAFLDELEEKRNNTVATRNARLAAIRSFFHHVAAADPASFGVAQRVLTIPTKRAHIEVTHHLTDAEVDTVIAAPDQRTPRGRRDRAFLLFLARTGARVSEAIGVNADDLQLGRPHSQVLLHGKGRRDRVIPVPQDLARALAALLRERGITNHEPRPIFIGAHNERLTRFGATHIVRRAAAKAVATRPDLAEKPISPHIFRHSLAMKLLQSGVDLLTIQAWLGHAQVATTHRYAAADVEMMRNGLEKAGIKGDYGTRFRPTDAVLQLLNSI, encoded by the coding sequence ATGAGCGAACATCTGCTCCTGGCGCCGCTCCTGGAATCCTACTTTCGCCGGCGCCTAACCAAGCAGCGCAACGCCACTCCCGCGACTGTCGCGAGCTATCGCGACGCCTTGCGCATGCTGATCCTCTTTGCCGCCGCCAGGTTGCGGAAGAGGCCGGCGGCGTTGGTGCTCGAAGATCTCGATCGAGACCTCGTTCTCGCATTTCTCGACGAACTCGAGGAGAAGCGGAACAACACCGTCGCCACGCGTAATGCCCGACTAGCTGCGATACGATCTTTCTTCCACCATGTGGCAGCCGCCGACCCGGCGTCCTTTGGTGTCGCGCAACGCGTGCTGACGATTCCCACAAAACGCGCGCACATTGAGGTGACGCACCATCTCACCGACGCAGAAGTGGACACCGTCATTGCGGCGCCCGATCAGAGGACGCCCCGTGGTCGGCGCGACCGCGCGTTTCTGCTGTTCCTGGCGCGGACCGGCGCGCGGGTCTCCGAAGCCATCGGTGTCAATGCTGACGACCTTCAGTTGGGACGCCCGCACTCGCAGGTGCTATTGCACGGTAAGGGGCGCAGAGATCGCGTCATCCCCGTTCCTCAGGATCTGGCGAGAGCGCTGGCGGCCTTGTTGCGCGAGCGCGGAATCACCAACCACGAACCACGACCGATCTTTATCGGTGCCCACAATGAGCGCCTGACGCGCTTCGGGGCGACCCACATCGTACGACGAGCGGCGGCCAAGGCAGTGGCCACAAGGCCGGATTTGGCCGAAAAGCCCATATCGCCACACATCTTCCGGCACTCCCTTGCCATGAAGCTTCTCCAGTCCGGCGTGGATCTTTTGACGATTCAAGCCTGGCTCGGGCACGCACAGGTCGCCACCACCCACCGCTATGCCGCCGCGGATGTCGAGATGATGCGTAACGGACTCGAAAAGGCGGGCATCAAGGGCGATTACGGGACGCGCTTCCGGCCCACCGATGCCGTTCTGCAACTGCTGAACAGCATCTAA
- a CDS encoding tyrosine-type recombinase/integrase: MTPLRQRMSEDMQMRNFSLNTQISYLRQVSLFARYFGKAPDLLGREDIRTYQVYLANEKKLAPTSIHIAVSALRFFFSVTLERDWVPAEVLPLPKKPQKLPIILSPDEVRHFLGCVADLKHHAILTTCYAAGLRISEAVQLKPTDIDSQRMVVRVEQGKGQKDRYVMLSPKLLEILRDYWRMRRPEAWLFPGDRTGHPISRDAVGQACAKAHDLSGLSKPVTPHSLRHAFAVHLLEAGADVRTIQLLLGHRSLATTAHYLRIATNKVCATASPFELLPRPAPTLPPAKPEYF, from the coding sequence ATGACCCCACTTCGCCAGCGCATGAGCGAAGACATGCAAATGCGCAATTTTTCGCTCAATACCCAGATCTCATATCTGCGGCAGGTATCGCTGTTTGCACGATACTTCGGCAAAGCGCCTGACTTGCTCGGCCGTGAGGATATTCGGACCTATCAGGTCTATCTGGCCAACGAGAAGAAGCTGGCGCCTACCTCAATCCATATCGCGGTTTCGGCGTTGCGCTTTTTCTTCAGCGTCACGCTCGAGAGGGACTGGGTGCCTGCAGAGGTCTTGCCGCTTCCCAAGAAGCCGCAGAAACTGCCGATCATCCTCAGTCCGGATGAAGTACGGCACTTTCTCGGCTGCGTGGCCGATCTCAAACACCACGCCATCCTGACGACCTGCTATGCCGCCGGTCTGCGCATTTCGGAAGCGGTGCAGCTGAAGCCCACGGACATCGACAGCCAGAGAATGGTCGTCCGTGTCGAGCAGGGCAAAGGCCAGAAGGACCGCTATGTGATGCTGTCGCCCAAGCTCCTGGAGATCCTGCGCGACTATTGGAGGATGCGGCGGCCAGAGGCATGGCTCTTCCCTGGCGATCGCACCGGCCACCCGATCAGCAGGGATGCAGTTGGGCAAGCCTGCGCAAAAGCGCACGATCTTTCCGGCTTGTCCAAACCAGTGACGCCGCACAGCTTGCGGCACGCCTTCGCCGTCCATCTTCTCGAGGCCGGCGCCGACGTGCGCACCATTCAATTGCTGCTCGGTCACCGCAGCCTCGCGACCACCGCCCACTATCTACGGATCGCCACCAACAAGGTCTGCGCTACGGCGAGCCCGTTCGAGCTATTGCCGCGTCCGGCGCCGACCCTGCCACCCGCCAAGCCGGAGTATTTCTGA
- a CDS encoding IS91 family transposase: protein MARSGPEVADIFRRYGEAYRAQHTSLSTAQRRVMTAIELCRTAALGGHVEACDQCGHRRIAFNSCRDRHCPRCQSLARAQWLDDRRAELLDTQYFHVVFTLPEAIAAIAYQNKALVYGLLFRATADPLRTIAADPKHLGAEIGFFAVLHTWGQNLLHHPHLHCVVPGGGFSPDGTRWIACKPGFFLPVRVLSRLFRRLFLEHLAKAFDAGKLQFFSDLQRLGERKAFRRYLAPLRKADWVVYAKPPFAGPEQVLDYVGRYTHRVAISNNRLVDIEDGAVRFRWKDYRHGDRQKVMTVSADEFIRRFLLHVLPEGFHRIRYYGFLGNRYREQKLAHCRELLGMPVPEPSESRASKDYRDRYEELTGCSLRQCPACRQGQMITIEVFDGVTGPPRYWDTS from the coding sequence ATGGCCCGTTCGGGGCCGGAAGTGGCGGACATCTTCCGCCGCTACGGCGAGGCCTATCGTGCCCAGCACACATCGCTGTCGACCGCTCAGCGCCGTGTCATGACGGCGATCGAGTTGTGCCGGACCGCCGCGCTCGGTGGGCACGTCGAAGCGTGCGATCAATGCGGCCACCGGCGCATCGCCTTCAACAGCTGCCGTGACAGGCATTGTCCCCGCTGCCAATCGCTGGCCCGGGCGCAATGGCTGGACGATCGACGCGCCGAGCTGCTCGACACCCAGTACTTTCACGTCGTCTTCACACTGCCGGAGGCCATTGCCGCCATCGCCTATCAGAACAAGGCGCTCGTCTACGGGCTGCTCTTCCGGGCCACCGCCGATCCGCTGCGCACCATCGCCGCCGACCCCAAGCATCTCGGCGCCGAGATCGGCTTCTTTGCCGTCCTGCACACCTGGGGACAAAATCTGCTGCACCATCCGCACCTGCACTGCGTCGTCCCGGGTGGCGGGTTCTCGCCGGACGGCACGCGATGGATCGCCTGCAAGCCCGGCTTCTTCCTGCCGGTCCGCGTGCTCTCGCGCCTGTTCCGCCGCTTGTTCCTGGAGCACCTGGCGAAAGCCTTCGACGCGGGCAAGCTGCAGTTCTTTTCCGACTTGCAGCGCCTTGGCGAGCGCAAAGCCTTCCGGCGCTATCTGGCACCGCTGCGAAAGGCCGACTGGGTCGTCTACGCCAAGCCGCCGTTCGCAGGGCCCGAACAGGTGCTCGACTATGTCGGCCGCTACACCCACCGCGTCGCCATCTCCAACAACCGCCTCGTCGATATCGAGGATGGCGCCGTGCGTTTCCGCTGGAAGGATTATCGGCACGGCGATCGGCAAAAGGTCATGACCGTCTCCGCCGATGAATTCATCCGCCGCTTTCTGTTACACGTCCTGCCCGAGGGCTTCCATCGGATCCGCTATTACGGTTTCCTCGGCAACCGCTACCGCGAACAAAAGCTTGCCCATTGCCGCGAGCTGCTCGGCATGCCGGTACCCGAGCCATCAGAGAGCCGAGCCTCGAAGGACTACCGCGACCGCTACGAGGAACTTACCGGATGTTCCCTCAGGCAATGCCCGGCCTGTCGTCAAGGGCAGATGATCACCATCGAAGTTTTCGACGGCGTCACCGGACCGCCGCGTTACTGGGATACGTCATGA